TTTACAATAGTTATAAAAAATAAGAACCCGCAATTGCGGGTTCTTATTTTAAAGTTGTATCGGGTCAATTATTTCTTTTTACCGCCACCGAAGTTTTTAGAAATTCCGAAAGTAGCTCCGCTTCCAAAGCTAAGTCCGAATGTGCTGCTTTTTGCACCAGAAGCACCTACACTGCTATAACCTAAGCTACCAAAACCGAAGTTAAGAGCTAAGCCATTGTGTACATTTACACCGATTGCAGGCCAAATTTTAGCACCAAAGCCATTTACTGAATTACCATAACTTGTATAGGTAGCATCAAACTGACCATATACAGAGAAGATATCAGATAAAGGTTTTGCATAACGAATGAAAGGTCCAACACCAAATACCGTTGGTTGATCTGTTACAGTTTCAACATTAAAGTTCAAACCTGCAGTCCAATTGTCATTGAACTGGTAACCGATACCAGGAGTTAAATTAAAAGATGTTGTACCATCTCCTACAGGAGGAGTAGTGCTTGTAAAGCCTACGTTACCATACAATAAAATGCTTCCTTTTTGTGCATTAGCAGAGAAAGCAGCGCTCATTAAAATAAGAGACGCAAATAGCAATTTTTTCATTTTCATTTCTTTTAGTTGGGCGCAAATTTACGATGCGATGCATTTTAAAAAAAATTTTTATTCTAATGAATGGTTAATATAACAGCAACGCATACCTTTTTTTGATAAATGTTAAGTAGAAAGATATACTAATGACATAAAGTCATTTCTGTTGACCATTCTTGCTCCAAGGCTTTCTAAATGCGGAGTATATACCTGACAATCAATTAAACAAACATTTTCTTTTTTTAAATGTTGTACATACCTGATGAACGCAAACTTGCTTGTATTGGGCATTTTACTAAACATGCTTTCACCAAAAAATATTTTTCCTAATCGTATTCCATATAAGCCGCCAACTAATTCATTGTTATACCAGGTTTCTGCAGAATGGGCATAGCCTTGTTCATGCAATTTAGTGTATGCGTCAACGATAGGTTTGCTTATCCATGTTCCTTCTTGTTCTTTTCTTTTAATACTTTGACAGTTGGTAACTACCTGTTTAAAATCTTTATTAATGGTAAAAGAGAAATTATTTTTCTTTAGAACATTCCGCATGCTTTTACTGATCTTTAATTCATTTGGGAATAAAACAAAACGAGGATCAGGGCACCACCATTGAATGGGCTCATCTTCATTATACCAGGGGAAGATACCGTTCTTATAGGCTAATAATAAGCGCTCAATACTCAGATCTCCGCCGATAGCCAGCAAGCCATCTTCTTCTGCAGATGATACGTCGGGAAATTCAAATGAAGTAGGAGAGAGGATAATCATTAGTAGAGAAGTTAAATAATCAGCTGTAACTTCTAATGTTACATCAAAAATTAAACAAGCATTTCAACTGTAGCGCCAATACCTCTTTCGGTAATGGCATCGCACATTGGTTTTAATATATCATAGCTATCTTGTTTAACAGCATATTGACCTTTTGTATGAATGATCATCGCACATTGTTCTGCCTGGTATTCGTCATGACCACAAATATCCATTAATGTTTCAATTACCCATTCAAACGTGTTCACTTCATCATTCCATACAATCAATGCGCAAGGGTCCTGCGTAAGCGTATCTGTGATAGCATCTTCCAGCAATTTTATGTGAGGAGCTGTGGGCATTGTGCCACAAATTTAAAGGAAAAATATCTCACAGAGATAAGGAGTGTACAGAGAAAATCTGCCACGGATCATTTGTTTTTTTCCAGAGAAGTTATAATGTCTGAGAATTGATCGACACGATGATACCAGGTGTTTGGCTTCGCTACTTCCATGCGTATTGCTTTTTTTTCGATGGAGTCATTGGTTAATTCAGCAACAATAAAGTTTTGAAACATTTCTTTATCATCGGCAATACTGATCACATTTTTAAATTCATCGAGGTAACTAAAGTTGGTGCTTACAACCGGTAAACCTGCTGCAAGATATTCGTTGATTTTTAAAGGATAAATACCTTTATTGAACTCATTAATAGCAAATGGAATGATCCCTAAAGAAAAATTCTTTACATAATCGGGCAATTCTTCTAATTTTTTTGCACCGACAAGCTTTACGTTATTGTATTGGCTTAACAATTGTTCACCCTGCTTGTCTACTATTCTTCCTACAAAAACAAAATCAACATCGGGTAATTGTTTTGCTGCATACGCTAACAATTCATAATCCAATCTTTCATCAATGCTACCAATATAGCCTACTGTTTTTTTACTGCTGATAGCGGGATTGTAAGCTTTGTTGAATAATTCGATATTAGCAGCGTTCTTTACTAAAAAGCAAGAGCGGCAAAATTCTTTTTTCTTTTCGTATAACCCTTGTGATGTAACAATAGTGGCATCCGCAATTTGCATGAACGCTTTCTCCAGCCATTCGCCATGTTTTTTTAGCCAGGTAGCAGCGCCTATTTCATCGTAACAATGATAGATCAATGTTTTTTCATTCAGCATTCTTTTATTCACTATTCCCAAGCCCGGGCTGAATGCATTTACATTGACAAGTTCGTTGGTCATATTTAATTTGCGCAACCAACGTTTGGTACTTCTTCTTATCAACCATCCATTAAATTTTAAAAGCTGGTTATAAATAAAACCCTTTGGTAAAAAATTGATAGTGAGAATAACGGGAGGTGTTAGTACGTAAACGTCTGCCTTATCACTTACTTTTAATTTACGAACCCTGTTTGTTAGTCCAAATGCTCTTTTAAATGGAATGTTCTTTTTGCCCGTAATACCTTCTACGATCTCTTTTATGGTATAGGCATTGTCAACATACAATACGTTATTTTGCTCCGCAAACACTTTCATCAATTCCGCAATGGTTTTTGCGTAATCACTTTCCCACATGATGTTTGAGAAGCAGACGATATTTCTGTTGGTGAGCATTAATTAACTAACCTTTTACCTGTTCTATTTCTTTGTGATAAGAATGTTGTGTAGCCACATGTTTTCTTGCATTTCTTAGTTTTAATAAAGACAACACCTGTAAGAAAACAAATTTCGGGATGTGTATCAAAGCCTGGTAAATGCGCTTATCTGTTTTTGAGTTTAGCAGTGCGATAAAAAATCCTGCAACAAAAACGGCTAATATACCGCACCAGATAAACGTTGCACTTATACTAATAAAAATATTTGCAATAGCGATCAATGCAGCCAATATTAATGAGATGAACATTGGTGGGCGTATCAGCATAAACCCATATACTATCTGATTGAAGTTAAATCGCATCAATCCTCTGCCTAAAACAGCAAAGCCGAATTTGTAAAAGCGAAACCACGATTTATTCCATCTTGCACGTTGCTTAACCAATTGTTCCGATTTAGCAATCTTTTCATCATATACCAACACGTTTTCTGCAAAAGCAATGCGAAGGTCTTGTAATAAAATCTCTTTCTGCAATATCTTATCAAAACCCCAGCCGCATTCTAAAATATCTTTTCTTCTTGCTTCTATCTGTTTGCGTAGTTTTTCATCAGCTCCGGCAACTGCAGGATCATGCTCCAAACATTGTCTGTACAAGTCAACATCAAATGCCATTCCTGAGCCGGAAAGCATAGAAGAAGAACCGATGTTGAATAAAACTTTTCTATCGTAAAACAAATAATATAATTCGTTGGTAGCATCAATGCAGGCATAGATGGTATCCAGGTTTTTAGCTGCACGTACGCCTTGCACCGCTTTGTATCCCGCATTAAAATATACGTTCATCTCATGCAGGTAATTCGGTTCAACTAAATTATCACTGTCAATGATGGTAATGATATCGTGCTTTCTTTTAAAGTTATCCATTGCATAAAAATGCGAACGTGCCTGGCTTGCCAACACCTGTTCAGGCTGTAATAAAATTACTCTGGGGTCGGGAGGAAATGGAGTTACTTCTTTACAATCATCTGCTACTACATAGATCAAATACTTATCGTAATCTAGTTTTAATAAAGATTGTAAAACAAAAGGAATATTACCAGTGTCTTTGTAGGCTGTTAATATGATCGCATAATCCGGTAATTTGTCATCGATCGCCTGCGGAGTTTTTTTTCCTTTAATTAAGTATAGTAAATAAGACAGGAATGGAAACACTAATTGTGCTGCCAGGAATAATTGAAATAATATCCAAACAATATATACTAATTTCAAAAGCATTCTTTTTTGTTTTACTAGCGGGACTGAGCTATTGCTCTGACCACTGAGCATCGTTAAGTAACACTAAGTTCTTTATAAATACTCAATGTTTTTTCGGCTGCTTCTTTCCAGGTAAACCGGGCTGCGTTTAAAAAGCCTTTTTCCTTTTGGTTGCCGTACAGCAATGGATCGCTTAATAAACGCTCAATTCCCGAAAAAATTTCATCCGCATTAGCCGGATCTACCAATAAAGCTGCTCCGCCGGCAATTTCAGGCAGGGCAGAGGTATTAGATGTGATCACCGGCGTGCCGCATGCCATTGCTTCAATTACCGGCATACCAAAGCTTTCCCTGTGCGATGGATATAAAAATACAGTAGCCAGGTTGTACAAAAACGGTACATCATTAAAAACCACGTAATCCAATACTTGTATTTTATTGATAAGGGTTGGATCGCCGATCTCATTCAGCCAGTTGGTGATGTATTCTCTTTTGCAATCCGTTAATACTAATGGCAAGCTATCTTTGTTTGAAGCTACATATTTGCTATACGCTTTTAATACACCGATGGTATTTTTTTTAGGTGCTGTATTGGCAAAATGAAGAATGAATTTTTCAGGAAGTTTGTATTGGATCTTAAAACGGGACAGCGTATCGTTATCTGTTATTACATTAAATTGAGGATTAACAGCATTATAAACTACTCTGATTTTTTCTTCTGCTAATTTCAATCTGTCAGCAATAACTTTTTTCTCGTATTCCGATACTGTGATTACGAGCTTCGCTTTTTTTGCCACACGAGGTACAATGAATCTTCTGTACAGATTGCCAAAGTTTTGATACGATGAACCGGAAAAATTTACCGATTCCATGTAAATAACATCGTGTATGGTTATCACCATTGGCACTTTACAAAATAATGGAGCTGTGTTGGCTGTGCAGTGTAATAGATCAGGCTTGATCTTATTTACTATTGCAGGTAATTTTTGTTGTTCCCAAATTGGGTAAGATGAATCGGGTATTTTATGAATGGAAAAATTATTGGTTGCTTCAATACATTGATCATCTTCATCATTCTTTGCAAGAACAATATATTTATTAGTAGTGTCTATCTTTTGCAATTGGCGAATAATTTCCAACGCAACTATTTCCATGCCGTGTTTTTTACGACGAAATAAACGTTGAGCTTCTATGCCAATTGTCATTTGTTGTGTTTTAGTGATCGAACGCAGGTCATTATGATGTTGATGATCTTTAAGGACTTTCTTAAGAAGTCATAATAATCTATAAGATCAGCGTTCTATGTTTTCAAATTTAATTCAAATGCGGTTATGCTGTAGAATATTTGGATCTTGTAAGGTTCCAGGAAACTCCTTTTAAATATGCTTTTAAAAAAACAAATTGCCTGCGAACGATATAACTTATAATTGCTTTTGGCATTGCCAAAAAAGTAAAGCAAAACAGAAACGCCATGAACTGTAAAAAGTTAGTGTTGCGGCGCATATATAAAATTCTGTTTCTGCTTAAATAATACACTTTTAAAGGACTGTTCTTTCCTACTGAAAGAGACTCTTTATGATAGATCAATCCTTTTGCCTGGTAATAAATAGTATAACCTGCTTTTAATATCCTGCTGCTCCAATCCCATTCTTCATAGTAAACAAAAAAATTATCAGGGAACATTCCTACTTTATCTATCACATCTTTACTTACCATCATGGCACAACCATGAGCGCCGTACGTGTAGCGGCTTGTATCATATTGTCCTTTGTCTTCTTCTTTATCTCCAATTGCAGTTGTTCTTCCCGTGTATAAGTTCATGGGATTAAAACCTGCATATTGAATTACGTTAGGATGACTGAAGTAACGGATCTTAGGACAAGTAACTCCAATGCTTTTATCAATTAAAAAGGGCTCTAATAAAACATTTAACAGATCAGGAGTAACTTCTGTATCATTGTTCACTATAAATATATAATCGCCTTTCGCTTGTTTCATTCCCCAATTATTACCTCCGGCGAAACCTAAGTTTTTACCGGCCAATAATAATTTAGTATTAGGATAATTGCCTGCTGAAATTTGTTCAGTTGGATCAATATCGGATGCCATATCGCAAACCAATATTTCGTAATTTTTGTAAAGCAGATTACGGGTACTTTCCAAAAAATCGCAGGTAACAGCAGTCTGGTTCCAGTTGAGCGTAATAATAGATATTAACGGCTCTGTTGTTTGCACAGCAGTCATGTTAAATTGCTTTTAGTGCAAACTTAAACATTTGATTTTTGGAAAAGCGCAGTAGGAGTCTTCAACATTATCATGAGGTCAACCCGTAAGCTGTGGTTTCTTGCATAATCAATATCCAGCGCCATTCTTTCTTCCACGCTCATTTCTTCTTTACCTCTTTTAGATACCTGCCATAAGCCGGTAATACCTGCGGGTGCCATAAAACGTTCTGACCATTCATTGGTGGTAAGGGTAATGCCCTCGTACAATGGTAAAGGACGATTGCCAACAATGCTCATATCTCCTTTTAATACATTGAACAACTGCGGAAGTTCATCTAAGCTTGTATTGCGTAAAAATGTTCCAATCTTTGTTATACGTGGATCATTTTTTAACTTAAAAAACGATGGTGCATTTTCTGTTGTTTCATATTGATTTTGCCCGGCTAATTCACTTAATTTTTTATCCGCATCCGGGATCATGGTACGGAATTTATAAAATTTAAAGATCTTAAATCCGCGACCTGCTCTGCTGGCACTATAAAATATAGGTCCTCTCGATTCAATTCTGATCGCAATAGCGATAATGATAAATAATGGTAAGAAAAATAATATAGCAATCAAGGAAACAGCAATATCAAAGATCCTTTTTCCGATATGTGTTTTTGCGTTGCTTAATTTAAACGTATCTAATTCTTTATGAAATTTTTCGTGCACGACAGGTTTTGTTAAATAAGCATTGGCTTTTTTCAAAAACTTTGCCTTTTCGTGCAAGCGTGTGCAATAGCTTTCTATTTTAACCACATCATCTATCTGGCGCAACGATTTTATTTCATTTAAATGTTGAACCGGAATGTATGATTCATTATAGATCACCGGGATCCTTGTTTCGAATGATGCTTTTATCCAGGAAGTAAATTCAGCTATATCCTTACTGTTGTAAGGTATATCCAGGATGATAAGATCAGGCAATTCCCTGCTGCTTATTTTGCCTTCCGATAAAAATTCCCGGGCAGTAAAAAGATTTTTAGAAATATATGATTCGTTGTACAGCGATAAGCATTTTTTAGTTTTGCTTAATGCATTACCTATGTACAAAAAAGATTTTTTTACATCCGTAGTTTCAATAGTAGTAGCTCCTGCTTCATTATTCACTAACATAACACATGAGTTTATGGTTAAAAATTCGTGCGGCCGTCTTCTCAAGGGATGAGGATAGATCGAATAGGATGCAGGAAATGCGGAGGTTTAGAGGATAGTTGGTTGTTCGGGTTAGAACATATTCAAATTGTTAAACAATTTTCTTTTTTGATGTATTACATCGGGTCGTCCTTTAGATAATAACTGTTCTGTTTTATTATATAAATAAACCGGATCAAATGGCTTGGTTAAAAAATCATTTGCACCTAATTCCATGCAAACGTTCTTAAGCTCTTCATCATTTTCTGCCGAAAGCACTATTACATGTACATTTTTAAAAATTGAACTTGTACTAATGTGTTCCAGCATTTCCAGGTTCTCGGAACCGATACCAGGAATATCTATTACTATTAAGTCAGGATCAAATCCTGTGTTGATCATTTGTATTGCCTTAAAGTTGTCTTCTACCGCATGTACCAAAAACTTTTCGGCGAATAGCGTGGTGATCAAATATCTTAATGGTTTACTTCCATCGATTGCTAAAATTGACCTTTTCATAAACTACGTTCGAAATTTTAAGTTTTCAATCTGTCTTTAAAAAGGCATTACATAGGGTTAAAGAAATACAGAAGGCATAAAACTCAACTGTCTAAGCGGTTTTGTGGATGATGGAAGTGTTTTATACACTTATAATGCTGACAAGTTTAGCGTAAAGGACTCGTTTAAAGGGTGATCAAGGATTGAACTTTGTGAGAGGGGGTATATTGATAATCAACGTAAAAATAGTCTCCATTTTTTAAAATTCAAAATTTATCTTGATAAATATCAGAAAATTATTAAAAAACAACCACGAATTAAAGAAAAAAGATTATTGAAAAAATTGATTTTTTTTATTGCAGACAGGTGATTGTAAGTATGCTATAGATAAAAATTTATGTTGATATTTATCATAAAAAAAATAAAAAAGATATAGAAGCCAAAAAATAATCTTAACTGCGTTTATACCTTCCGGTTAGCTTTTTCCCACAACACCGTTTGCTTTTTATTTAAGAATCTGCCTAAACCCAGGTATAAGGCAACATTCATAAAAACAAAATAATACGGAACATACAGCGCTTTAATTTTAGTGTTGCGCAAAGCCATTAACCAGCCTGTTGTGGCAGCCACATAAAACAGGCATTGTGCTGCTAACAGGGCTGTATATACAATACCGGCATGATGAATATATAGAAGAATATTAAAAATAAATATCAGCGGCAATAAGAACGGGCACACACACCAGCGCAATACCCGATGCGAAATATATTGAAAGGAGAGCTTACCATATTTAAAAATATTAAGCAGGTCTTTAAGCATCATCACCGACTGAAACCCGCCCGCGCTTATTCGGATCTTTCTTTTTTGTTCATCTTTCATGGTCATGGAAGGGGCTTCTGTAGCAAATGCCCGGGGTTCATACATAACCTTGTATCCTTTCTGACATATTCTTAATGAAATGATGAAATCATCCAGCAGCACATTGCCGGGCACGTGCTCATAAAGAGCTGTCCGTACAGAAAATAATTCTCCGGCAGCGCCCACAACAGTGTAAAACTCGGCATCCAGCTTTTTTAAAAAAGATTCATATTTCCAGTATAAACCTTCACCGGCGCCTGCTGCATTTTGTTTTTCAGAAGCATCCACCACCTTCTTTTCTCCTGCAACGGCTCCAATGTTTTCATTTTGGTAATGCTTGATGATTTCTCTTACACAATCCGTATTTAGTAAAGTATTGGCATCGGAAAATATGATGTAGGGTGTGGTTACATATGGTATGGCACGGTTTACAGCAGCAATTTTTCCTTCCCGTTCCGGTTTATATAATAATGTAATGGAAGGATATTCTTTTATAATGTCCGGCGTTTTATCGTTTGATCCATCTGCAACAAATAATAATTTTAATTTATCCACAGGATAATTCAATGCAAAGGTGTTCTCAATTTTTTTGCGGATGAAAGCTTCTTCGTTATAAGTGGCTACTATTAAGGTAACTTCAGGTTCAAAAGCTTTTTCAGCAGGAATAGCTTTCTTTTTCTTAAATAAGGATATGATTTTAAGATATATCCAAAGCACAATGCCATAGCCGATGTAGCTATAAAAAACAATAAAAAGCGATATCCAGAAAAATAGTTTCAGCAGTAACATGCTTTCAAAAATAAGTGTAAAAAGAATTTTGTTATTAATATTTTTTCATGACAATGTGAATAAGTAGAATTATTTTTTGATATTTATTAATCAATATTTTGGCTTTTTAAATTATTTGTATATTTTTACGCCATCTTTAATCCCTCATTGTAGACATTATAGGTCTAATACCTCCTAGAGAAATCATCCCAATACTGAATTACATCACTTCCAATTCCTGTTTACAACACAACAGTTAACGAATCGCCTCAAGAATTCACATTCCTTGCAAATTGCCTTTGAATTAATTCGTGATTAATTATTTAAACCATTAAAATGAAAAAATTTTTATTTACTCTACTTGCCTTTGCCGCAATGTGTTTTGCTAATTACTCTGCTAAAGCACAGGCTGGAGTTTTTGACCCTTCTGATGCTGACCAGGTATTTACAGCTTCAAATAAACCGGCAGCACCGGCTTATGGCAAAGTTGCCAAATGGGGGCATACAAAAACCTATACATGGGGCACTTATGCCAATGGGTATAAGTCTTACTATTATAATGGTATGGCTTTCCGTCTTAAGTTTCCTAAATCATATACGGGTACTGCCGATGGAAAAATATATCCTGTGTATGTGTTCTTACACGGCTTGGGAGAGTTAGGCACTATTTACGATAATGAGTTACAATTATTACATGGCGGGCAGTTACATGCCCAGGCAGTAGATAATGGAAGTTTTGATGGTTTCTTAATATACCCGCAAAGTACAAGCGGCTGGTTACAACCTTATACTCCACTGTTATACAACATAGTGGATTCTTTGATAAAATATAACAAAGCAGATGCTGACAGGGTGATCTTTGAAGGGTTGTCCGGCGGTGGACAGGCTTGTTGGGATCTGATGCAGAGCAGCACTTATATGCAAAAAACTGCGGCATTGGTAACCATCTCTGCAGCAAAAAAAGATGACATACCATATATGTCAAATGGTATCACATTACCAATTTGGGAAACAAATGGTGGATTGGATAATGATCCTTCACCGGACCTGGCACAAACAGTAATAGATTCTTTCACCAGCAAAGGTGGTTATATCATACACGGATTTTATCCAAACTCTGCACACAGCACCTGGGATCCTTTATGGGCTGAAGCAAGTTATTATCCGTTCTTAAATGCAGCACACAAAGCAAATCCATTAGTATATTTTCAACGTACACAATTCTGTGCAAGCGATCCTATCAATGTTAAGTTAGGCATACAAGCCGGCTTCAACGCATATCAATGGAGAAAAGACAGTGTTGTGATCAATTCAGCGACTTCTAATACGTTACAAGTAACGGCATACGGTAAATACCAGGCAAGATTCAGAAGAACAGCTACCGGTGCCTGGTCGGCATGGTCTCCAATACCGGTTATCATTTCTCAAAAAACAGCTACGGTAACACCACCAATACAAGTAAGTGGTTTAGCAAGTAATGTGTTACCTGCTCCTGATGGCAGCACTACTGTTCCTATTACAGTTCCAAATACATATGCAAGTTATGAATGGCATAAAGTAGATAATGGTGATGTGGTAGTTGGTACAAGCGCTATTTATAATGCAGCAGTTGGTCAATATAAAGTAAGAGTGACAGAACAATATGGTTGCAGCAGTAATTTCTCTCCTGTGTATTCTGTTATTTCAGCAAGCGGTGCAAATGCTCCTGACAAAGCAACTAACTTAACTGCATTGGCATTATCCAGCACTTCTGTTGAATTGGATTGGAGTAATAATCCTAATCCTGCTTATAACGAAACTGCTTTTGAAGTATACAGAAGCACTACATCGGGCAGCAATTATAAAATGGTTGCTATTACAGGCGCCGATGTATTAACAGATTTGGAAACAGGCTTAACTCCAAATACAAAATATTATTACATCGTTCGTGCAATAAATAATAACGGCGCATCTGCAGTAAGCAATGAAATAAGTGTTACTACTAAATCGGATGTTACTGCACCTACCGCACCTACCAATTTAACAGTAACCGGTACCACACGCAGTACAGTTTCTTTATCATGGGGTGAATCATCGGATGATGTAGGTGTTTACAAATATGATATCTATGTAAACGGAACAAAAGTTTACTCAACTTCTAATACAACCTTTACGGTTGCAAACTTAACAGCATTACAAACGTATGCGTTCACAGTAAAAGCAAGAGACCTTACAGGTAATTTATCACCTGCCAGCAACCAGGTTTCTGCGCCGGCTGCGTTGTCAGGGCTTACTTATGAATATTATCAAGGAGCCTGGACTTCTTTACCTGACTTCAATGCATTACTTCCTTTCTCAACAGGTACAACAGCAAACGTAACGTTAGCTCCTGCAACACAATCAACCAACTTCGGCTTTTTGTGGCAGGGATTTATTAAAATACCTGCTGCCGGAACATATACATTTGAAACCAATTCAGATGACGGAAGTAAATTATACATCGGTCAATACAGTTATTCTGCAACACCGGTTGTAAATAATGATGGTGCACATAGTGCCGGTTCAAAAACAGGTACTATTACATTATCTGCAGGTATATACCCAATTGCCATTGCATACTTTAATGCAACAGGCGGTGGCAGCATACAGGTTTACTGGAAATCATCTTCTATTGCACGCCAGTTGATACCGGACAATGCATTTAGTGATGCAGTAACACCGGGTGCAGCTCCTGCTAAACCAAGCGCTATTACAATAACTCCAACTGCTTACAATAGCATTAACGTTGGTTGGACAGATAACAGTAATAACGAAACAGGATTTGAAGTATCACGTTCTACAAGTCGTTTAGGTATTTATATTCCAATTGGAACAACTGCAGCTAATGCAACCAGCTTTGTTGATTCAGTAGGATTATCACCTGTTACACAATACTGGTATAAGATAAGAGCTATTAATAATAATGGAGCTTCTGATTATGTAAGTAATTTAAAGGCAGCGTGGTTGTTCAATAATGACCTGACCGATGCTACCAATAACGGATATACGCTTACAGGAAGCGGCAGCCCAACTTATTCTACTGATAAAGTAGAAGGGGCTAATGCTGTTTCATTGAACGGAAGCTCACAATACGCTAATATAAACAATGGCACTACTTTCCCAAGCGATAGCTACACAACACGTACAGTAAGTGTTTGGATCAAACCTACTGCTGCTACCATTGCTGCCGCCAATAAGATCGTTTATGAATTAGGCGGCGCTGATAATGGGTTGGCATTACGTTTCAACAGCGGTGCATTACAGGCAGGAATTGCAGGTAACAGTAACCGTTATACAGCAGTTGTGAATACTGTTGCTACCAATGCAAATTGGGTAAGCAACGGATGGAACCATGTAGTAGTAGTGTATAATGTAAATTCATTACAATTATATTTGAATGGAGTGTTGAAAGCAACTACCAGCTTAGGTATTTCTTCTGTAGGTGCTTCAACAGTGGGTTCACGTGTAGGTGCTACCAATGGTGCAAACGCATTTAACTCAAGCACATCTTCTACCAACTACGGTGGTTTGATCGATGATCTGGAAATCATCGGTGAAGCATTAAACACTGCGGATATCACTGCATTAAAGAATGGTACGTATACAGCGGGCACTACATTAGCATTACCTGCTGTACCAACAGCACCTTCTGCATTAAATGCACAAGCGGTATCATCAACAAAGATCAATTTATCATTTACAGATAACAGCAATAACGAAACAGGATTTGAGATCT
The Ferruginibacter albus DNA segment above includes these coding regions:
- a CDS encoding sugar transferase — its product is MLVNNEAGATTIETTDVKKSFLYIGNALSKTKKCLSLYNESYISKNLFTAREFLSEGKISSRELPDLIILDIPYNSKDIAEFTSWIKASFETRIPVIYNESYIPVQHLNEIKSLRQIDDVVKIESYCTRLHEKAKFLKKANAYLTKPVVHEKFHKELDTFKLSNAKTHIGKRIFDIAVSLIAILFFLPLFIIIAIAIRIESRGPIFYSASRAGRGFKIFKFYKFRTMIPDADKKLSELAGQNQYETTENAPSFFKLKNDPRITKIGTFLRNTSLDELPQLFNVLKGDMSIVGNRPLPLYEGITLTTNEWSERFMAPAGITGLWQVSKRGKEEMSVEERMALDIDYARNHSLRVDLMIMLKTPTALFQKSNV
- a CDS encoding response regulator, with amino-acid sequence MKRSILAIDGSKPLRYLITTLFAEKFLVHAVEDNFKAIQMINTGFDPDLIVIDIPGIGSENLEMLEHISTSSIFKNVHVIVLSAENDEELKNVCMELGANDFLTKPFDPVYLYNKTEQLLSKGRPDVIHQKRKLFNNLNMF
- a CDS encoding glycosyltransferase family 2 protein encodes the protein MLLLKLFFWISLFIVFYSYIGYGIVLWIYLKIISLFKKKKAIPAEKAFEPEVTLIVATYNEEAFIRKKIENTFALNYPVDKLKLLFVADGSNDKTPDIIKEYPSITLLYKPEREGKIAAVNRAIPYVTTPYIIFSDANTLLNTDCVREIIKHYQNENIGAVAGEKKVVDASEKQNAAGAGEGLYWKYESFLKKLDAEFYTVVGAAGELFSVRTALYEHVPGNVLLDDFIISLRICQKGYKVMYEPRAFATEAPSMTMKDEQKRKIRISAGGFQSVMMLKDLLNIFKYGKLSFQYISHRVLRWCVCPFLLPLIFIFNILLYIHHAGIVYTALLAAQCLFYVAATTGWLMALRNTKIKALYVPYYFVFMNVALYLGLGRFLNKKQTVLWEKANRKV